In Saccharomonospora marina XMU15, one genomic interval encodes:
- the phoU gene encoding phosphate signaling complex protein PhoU, with the protein MREAYHVELENLAERLAGMSGQVADAMERATKAMLESDLELAERVISDDSLVDDARADCEEQAYALLALQAPVATDLRVVLAAIHAAESLERMGDLALHVAKAARRRHPDPVLPQNVRPYFDEMGKAAVRLARRAEQVIRTRDVEAARAIETDDDQVDDIHRHLFSVLMDKDWPHGVAAAVDVTLLGRFYERYADHAVSVARRMVFVVTGRMPGYSATEA; encoded by the coding sequence ATGCGCGAGGCTTACCACGTTGAACTCGAGAATCTGGCCGAACGGCTCGCCGGCATGTCCGGCCAGGTCGCCGACGCCATGGAGCGAGCGACCAAGGCCATGCTCGAGTCCGATCTCGAACTGGCGGAGCGGGTCATCAGTGACGACTCCCTTGTGGACGACGCGCGCGCGGACTGCGAGGAGCAGGCATACGCGTTGCTGGCGCTGCAGGCCCCCGTCGCGACGGACCTTCGTGTCGTGCTCGCCGCCATTCACGCCGCGGAGAGCCTTGAGCGGATGGGTGACCTAGCACTGCACGTCGCCAAGGCCGCCCGCAGGCGTCACCCCGACCCGGTGTTGCCGCAGAACGTACGGCCGTACTTCGACGAGATGGGCAAGGCCGCGGTGCGCCTGGCTCGGCGTGCCGAGCAGGTCATCCGCACCAGGGACGTGGAGGCGGCAAGGGCCATCGAGACCGACGACGACCAGGTCGACGACATCCACCGGCACCTGTTCAGCGTGCTGATGGACAAGGACTGGCCGCACGGGGTGGCCGCGGCGGTGGACGTCACCCTGCTAGGGCGGTTCTACGAGCGCTACGCAGACCACGCCGTGTCGGTCGCCAGAAGGATGGTGTTCGTTGTCACCGGCCGGATGCCGGGGTATTCCGCCACCGAGGCGTGA
- the pstS gene encoding phosphate ABC transporter substrate-binding protein PstS, with amino-acid sequence MKRYPLGRVLALPAAAALTFGLVACGSANEEGGGNESGNGGSGLSGTISGAGSSAQDAAQQAWQAGFIGKNPDVTVNYDPIGSGGGREQFVSGGSDFGGTDAYLDEEELAAAKKRCGEVVEIPTYVSPIAVIFNVEGVDELNLKPATIAKIFNQKITKWNDPAIAADNPGVQLPDTAISPVNRSDESGTTENFVEYLKAAAPQDWPHEVSGDWPVKGGEAAQGTSGVVQAVTNGNGTIGYADASQAGELSTAKVGVGDEFVGYSPEAAAKVLDVSERVEGRGEYSFAYDLARDTTESGTYPIVLVSYEIACTNYDDANKAELVKGYFDYMISEEGQQASAKSAGSAPISDKLRQQIQPAVDAIGSGS; translated from the coding sequence GTGAAGCGTTACCCACTGGGCCGCGTTCTCGCCCTCCCAGCGGCGGCCGCGCTCACCTTCGGCCTTGTGGCCTGTGGCTCGGCGAACGAGGAAGGCGGGGGCAACGAGTCCGGTAACGGTGGCTCGGGCCTTTCGGGCACGATCTCGGGCGCGGGTTCGAGCGCGCAGGACGCCGCACAGCAGGCCTGGCAGGCGGGCTTCATCGGCAAGAACCCCGATGTGACGGTCAACTACGACCCGATCGGCTCCGGCGGTGGTCGCGAGCAGTTCGTCTCGGGGGGCTCCGACTTCGGTGGCACCGACGCCTACCTCGACGAGGAGGAGCTGGCCGCCGCCAAGAAGCGGTGCGGCGAAGTCGTCGAGATCCCGACCTACGTCTCGCCGATCGCGGTCATCTTCAACGTCGAAGGCGTCGACGAGCTGAACCTCAAGCCGGCCACGATCGCCAAGATCTTCAACCAGAAGATCACGAAGTGGAACGACCCGGCCATCGCCGCCGACAACCCGGGTGTGCAGCTGCCGGACACGGCGATCTCGCCGGTGAACCGCTCCGACGAGTCCGGCACCACCGAGAACTTCGTCGAGTACCTCAAGGCCGCCGCGCCGCAGGACTGGCCGCACGAGGTCAGCGGCGACTGGCCGGTCAAGGGTGGTGAGGCCGCACAGGGCACCTCTGGCGTCGTGCAGGCCGTCACCAATGGTAATGGCACCATCGGCTACGCCGACGCCAGCCAGGCGGGCGAGCTGAGCACAGCCAAGGTCGGTGTCGGTGACGAGTTCGTCGGCTACTCCCCGGAGGCGGCGGCCAAGGTGCTCGATGTCTCCGAGCGGGTGGAGGGTCGCGGCGAGTACAGCTTCGCCTACGACCTCGCCCGCGACACCACCGAGTCGGGCACCTACCCGATCGTGCTGGTGTCCTACGAGATCGCGTGCACCAACTACGACGACGCGAACAAGGCCGAGCTGGTCAAGGGCTACTTCGACTACATGATCAGCGAAGAGGGCCAGCAGGCCTCGGCCAAGTCCGCGGGATCGGCGCCGATCTCCGACAAGCTCCGTCAGCAGATCCAGCCGGCGGTGGACGCCATCGGCTCCGGTAGCTGA
- the pstC gene encoding phosphate ABC transporter permease subunit PstC, producing the protein MFPSTAERSQARKVPQRPGDRIFAGASTAAGVLILIVLAGVAAFLLVEAWPSLTAPAEEIPGGEGIAVYVWPLLFGTLLSAMFALLLAAPLAVAIALFVTYYAPRRLSQALGYLIDLLAAVPSIIYGLWGFTQLAPLTVEPTTWLSENLGFIPFFAGPPSATGRTMLVAILVLAVMILPIITAVVREAFRQTPRLHEEASLALGATRWEMIKMAPLPFGRSSIIGASMLGLGRALGETMAVAIVLSVSGGVTFNLIGTGNPSTIAANIALQFPESTGIAVNTLIASGLVLFALTLVVNMAARAVIERRKEFSGAN; encoded by the coding sequence GTGTTCCCCAGCACAGCGGAGAGGTCGCAAGCACGAAAAGTGCCGCAGCGACCAGGGGACCGCATCTTCGCGGGCGCCTCGACCGCAGCGGGCGTCCTGATCCTCATCGTCCTCGCAGGGGTCGCCGCGTTCCTGCTCGTGGAGGCCTGGCCCTCGCTGACCGCTCCCGCGGAGGAAATCCCAGGCGGCGAGGGCATCGCGGTCTACGTCTGGCCGCTGCTGTTCGGCACCCTGCTCTCGGCGATGTTCGCCCTGCTACTGGCCGCACCACTGGCGGTGGCGATCGCGCTGTTCGTCACCTACTACGCGCCTCGCCGACTCTCCCAAGCGCTTGGCTATCTCATCGACCTGCTCGCCGCCGTGCCGAGCATCATCTACGGCCTTTGGGGGTTCACCCAGCTCGCCCCGCTGACGGTCGAACCGACCACCTGGCTTTCGGAGAACCTCGGCTTCATCCCGTTCTTCGCGGGACCACCTTCGGCCACCGGCCGCACCATGTTGGTGGCGATCCTCGTGCTCGCGGTGATGATCCTGCCGATCATCACCGCCGTGGTCAGGGAGGCGTTCCGGCAGACACCTCGGCTGCACGAGGAAGCCTCGCTCGCGCTCGGCGCCACCCGCTGGGAGATGATCAAGATGGCGCCGCTGCCTTTCGGCAGGTCGAGCATCATCGGTGCCTCCATGCTGGGGCTCGGCCGGGCGCTCGGCGAGACCATGGCGGTGGCGATCGTGCTCTCGGTGTCCGGCGGCGTCACCTTCAACCTCATCGGCACGGGTAATCCCTCGACCATCGCCGCCAACATCGCGTTGCAGTTCCCCGAGTCGACAGGCATCGCCGTCAACACCCTGATCGCGTCCGGGCTCGTGCTGTTCGCCCTCACGCTGGTGGTCAACATGGCTGCCCGTGCGGTGATCGAGCGGCGCAAGGAATTCTCGGGAGCCAACTGA
- the pstA gene encoding phosphate ABC transporter permease PstA, translating to MPTPTTSREPGQPDLYAPLTGVPLTHGQLPRGAAVGTLAATVAAAGALVLFGDWNVAATAVLAAVAYTVVVYVWSRAVEGRRKAVDRLVTAVVTCAFLLALLPLISVIITVVSKGVARFDMEFFTYSMRGVVGEGGGVYHAIMGTLIITGLATLISVPVGMLTAIYLVEYGRGRLAKAITFFVDVMTGIPSIVAGLFAYALFALIFGPGIRMGIMGAIALSVLMVPVVVRSTEEMLKLVPNELREASYALAVPKWRTILRVVLPTSLAGIATGVTLAIARVIGETAPLLVTVGITSSDNFDPFDGRMATLSVFSYYEYVSPGYPPEPALERAWAAALLLIIIVMLLNLVARLISRLFAPKTRG from the coding sequence ATGCCCACTCCGACAACCTCCCGCGAACCGGGGCAACCCGACCTGTACGCACCGCTGACCGGTGTCCCGCTGACCCACGGCCAGCTACCCCGAGGGGCCGCGGTCGGCACGCTCGCCGCCACCGTGGCGGCGGCGGGCGCTCTCGTGCTGTTCGGCGACTGGAACGTGGCCGCGACCGCGGTTCTCGCCGCCGTGGCCTACACCGTCGTGGTCTACGTGTGGTCGCGTGCCGTCGAGGGCAGAAGGAAGGCCGTCGACAGGCTGGTGACAGCCGTCGTGACGTGCGCGTTCCTGCTGGCGCTGCTGCCGCTGATCTCGGTGATCATTACGGTGGTCTCCAAGGGTGTCGCCCGCTTCGACATGGAGTTCTTCACCTACTCGATGCGTGGCGTCGTCGGCGAGGGCGGTGGTGTCTACCACGCCATCATGGGCACGCTCATCATCACCGGGCTCGCCACCCTCATCTCGGTGCCCGTCGGCATGCTCACCGCCATCTACCTGGTGGAGTACGGGCGAGGCCGCCTCGCCAAGGCCATCACGTTCTTCGTCGACGTGATGACCGGTATCCCCTCGATCGTGGCAGGTCTGTTCGCGTACGCGCTGTTCGCGCTGATCTTCGGCCCGGGGATACGCATGGGCATCATGGGCGCCATCGCGCTGAGCGTGCTGATGGTGCCCGTGGTGGTCCGCTCCACCGAGGAGATGCTCAAGCTGGTGCCCAACGAACTGCGGGAGGCGTCCTACGCGCTCGCGGTGCCGAAGTGGCGGACGATCCTCAGGGTGGTGCTGCCCACTTCGCTGGCCGGTATCGCCACCGGTGTCACCCTGGCCATCGCGAGGGTCATCGGCGAGACCGCGCCACTGCTGGTCACGGTGGGCATCACCAGCAGTGACAACTTCGATCCGTTCGACGGTCGCATGGCAACCCTGTCGGTATTCTCCTACTACGAGTACGTCTCACCCGGCTACCCACCGGAACCGGCACTGGAGCGGGCATGGGCGGCAGCACTCCTGCTGATCATCATCGTCATGCTGCTCAACCTTGTCGCGCGGCTCATCTCCCGGCTGTTCGCACCGAAGACCCGCGGGTGA
- the pstB gene encoding phosphate ABC transporter ATP-binding protein PstB: protein MAKRIEVKDLDIYYDKFLAVQGVSMTIQPRAVTALIGPSGCGKSTFLRTLNRMHELVPNARVEGKVFMDDQDLYAPGVDPVRVRSQIGMVFQRPNPFPTMSIYDNVAAGMKLNGRRMKRSELDDLVERSLRSANLWEEVKDRLGKPGSGLSGGQQQRLCIARAIAVQPEVLLMDEPCSALDPISTQAIEDLMLELKANYTIVIVTHNMQQAARVSDTTGFFNLRGVGQPGELVEIDETAKIFSTPSQKATEDYISGRFG from the coding sequence GTGGCAAAGCGCATCGAGGTCAAGGATCTCGACATCTACTACGACAAGTTCCTCGCCGTGCAGGGCGTGTCGATGACGATCCAGCCACGGGCGGTCACCGCGCTGATCGGGCCTTCCGGCTGTGGCAAGTCGACGTTCCTGCGCACGCTCAACCGGATGCACGAACTGGTGCCGAACGCCCGCGTCGAGGGCAAGGTCTTCATGGACGACCAGGACCTCTACGCGCCAGGGGTCGACCCGGTGCGGGTCCGCAGCCAGATCGGCATGGTCTTCCAGCGCCCCAACCCGTTCCCGACGATGTCGATCTATGACAACGTCGCCGCGGGCATGAAGCTGAACGGCAGGCGCATGAAGCGGTCCGAACTGGACGACCTGGTGGAGCGGTCGCTGCGCTCGGCGAACCTGTGGGAAGAGGTCAAGGACCGGCTCGGCAAGCCCGGTTCCGGCCTTTCCGGCGGGCAGCAGCAGCGGCTGTGCATCGCCAGGGCCATCGCGGTGCAGCCGGAGGTGCTGTTGATGGACGAGCCGTGTTCGGCCCTCGACCCCATCTCGACCCAGGCCATCGAGGACCTGATGCTGGAGTTGAAGGCCAACTACACCATCGTGATCGTCACGCACAACATGCAGCAGGCGGCGCGGGTCAGCGACACCACCGGCTTTTTCAACCTGCGTGGTGTAGGGCAGCCCGGTGAACTGGTGGAGATCGACGAGACCGCGAAGATCTTCTCCACACCGAGCCAGAAGGCCACCGAGGACTACATCTCCGGACGCTTCGGCTGA
- the mshD gene encoding mycothiol synthase, producing MLKLVWVDELDLARTEEVRRLLLAARESDGRPQVRQAGPLPEEFHGGRHLLGQLDGAADLVGYAHLDTAGDAFGRQVAELLVHPAHRGRGHGAALLEELLRAASVPRVWSHGDHPAAAALAKRFGLNRARELLVMRASAAEADWPEPKPSQGLRLRTFVPGEDEQGVIDVNARAFDWHPEQSAFGVADLRRAEQEDWFDPQGFFLAENESGRIVGFHWTKVHDANPDRFGGEPVGEVYVVGVDPSAQGGGLGKALTLAGLRHLRALGLRQVILYVEGDNAPAVAVYRGLGFETVETDVQYAAP from the coding sequence ATGCTGAAGCTGGTGTGGGTCGACGAACTCGACCTCGCGCGTACCGAGGAGGTGCGCCGACTGTTGCTGGCGGCGCGCGAGTCCGATGGCAGGCCGCAGGTGCGGCAGGCGGGACCGCTGCCGGAGGAGTTTCACGGCGGGCGGCACCTGCTCGGACAACTCGACGGGGCCGCGGACCTGGTCGGCTACGCACATCTGGACACCGCAGGCGACGCGTTCGGCAGGCAGGTCGCCGAACTGCTCGTACATCCCGCTCACCGGGGCCGTGGCCACGGCGCCGCGCTGCTGGAGGAGTTGCTCCGGGCGGCATCCGTGCCACGAGTGTGGTCCCACGGCGACCATCCGGCGGCCGCCGCGCTCGCCAAGCGCTTCGGGCTGAACCGGGCGCGGGAGCTGCTGGTGATGCGAGCCTCGGCGGCCGAGGCCGACTGGCCCGAGCCGAAACCGAGTCAGGGTCTGCGGTTGCGTACCTTCGTGCCCGGTGAGGACGAGCAGGGCGTCATCGACGTCAACGCGCGCGCGTTCGACTGGCATCCCGAGCAGAGCGCCTTCGGGGTGGCGGACCTGCGGCGAGCCGAGCAGGAGGACTGGTTCGACCCGCAGGGGTTCTTCCTCGCCGAGAACGAAAGTGGCCGGATCGTGGGCTTTCACTGGACGAAGGTCCACGATGCCAACCCGGACCGGTTCGGTGGTGAGCCGGTCGGCGAGGTTTACGTGGTCGGGGTGGACCCGAGCGCGCAGGGTGGTGGGCTCGGCAAGGCGCTGACCCTGGCCGGCCTGCGCCACCTGCGTGCGCTGGGACTGCGCCAGGTGATTCTGTACGTCGAGGGCGACAACGCACCCGCGGTGGCGGTCTACCGCGGCCTCGGCTTCGAGACCGTCGAGACGGACGTGCAGTACGCCGCCCCGTGA
- a CDS encoding winged helix-turn-helix transcriptional regulator: protein MSLDLLVLTGESDATSVLPALDLLPHTVRVRAPEVTALLDAGHRDVILLDARSDLASAKSLCRLLKGAGDDDATTPVIAVVGEGGLVAVSSEWRTDDILLPTAGPAEVDARLRLATTKDGATSHVDAELRVGDLVIDEATYTARLRKRTLELTYKEFELLKYLAQHAGRVFTRAQLLQEVWGYDFFGGTRTVDVHVRRLRAKLGPEHEQMIGTVRNVGYKFERPSKSAGAAKTGLPSAIRPVESEELSTR, encoded by the coding sequence ATGAGCCTGGATTTGCTGGTACTCACTGGAGAATCCGATGCCACCTCGGTGCTGCCCGCTCTTGATCTGCTGCCGCATACCGTACGCGTGCGCGCGCCGGAGGTGACAGCCCTCCTCGACGCGGGTCACCGCGATGTCATCCTGCTCGACGCCCGCAGTGACCTGGCCTCGGCCAAGAGCCTGTGCAGGCTGCTGAAGGGCGCGGGCGACGACGACGCTACGACGCCGGTGATCGCGGTGGTCGGCGAAGGCGGCCTGGTGGCCGTCAGCTCGGAGTGGCGCACCGATGACATCCTGTTGCCTACGGCAGGCCCCGCCGAGGTGGACGCCCGGCTGCGGCTGGCGACGACCAAGGACGGCGCTACCTCTCACGTGGACGCCGAGCTGCGGGTCGGCGACCTGGTGATCGACGAGGCGACCTACACCGCGCGGCTGCGCAAGCGCACCCTCGAGCTGACCTACAAGGAGTTCGAGCTGCTCAAGTACCTCGCGCAGCATGCGGGCAGGGTCTTCACCCGCGCCCAGCTGCTGCAGGAGGTGTGGGGCTACGACTTCTTCGGAGGCACCCGCACCGTCGACGTCCACGTGCGGAGGTTGCGTGCCAAGCTCGGCCCAGAGCACGAGCAGATGATCGGTACCGTGCGCAACGTCGGCTACAAGTTCGAGCGGCCGAGCAAGTCGGCAGGCGCGGCCAAGACCGGCCTGCCCTCGGCTATCCGGCCCGTGGAATCCGAAGAGCTCTCCACTCGCTGA
- a CDS encoding LmeA family phospholipid-binding protein, translating to MGTTVTPQQGRKRGRRGKRIVIVLVVLLGLLVGADFAAAAFAEHTVSQQAREQLGLAQDPAVTVHGFPFATQALSGEYDHISVSADGVPVQDVLRDVSLSAELRDVKAPLSDLAGGNVQAITIGDLEAQVTLKASDIARVPPLTNIEDLRIDPSTESYVRNGEGTDPDAGNATDDGEGGSGADGEDSQQQDDSTAGVRLAGKVQIAGERMEIFAFAIIELDGTTIRITAHRLQFGNDQETTVVPKDVQRALLPNFEADINTGQLPFTVTPTAVHVDSGSITVKGEATNVRFSSTGTQAPTRQ from the coding sequence GTGGGCACAACCGTGACACCGCAGCAGGGGCGCAAGCGCGGACGCCGTGGAAAAAGGATCGTCATCGTCCTCGTGGTGCTGCTCGGGCTGCTCGTCGGCGCGGATTTCGCAGCGGCGGCCTTCGCCGAACACACGGTTTCGCAGCAGGCCCGCGAGCAGCTGGGGCTTGCGCAGGACCCCGCGGTGACCGTCCACGGCTTCCCGTTCGCCACCCAGGCGTTGTCAGGTGAGTACGACCACATCAGCGTCTCCGCGGACGGTGTTCCGGTGCAGGACGTGCTCCGGGACGTCTCGCTCAGCGCGGAACTGCGAGACGTCAAGGCACCGCTTTCCGACCTCGCGGGTGGCAACGTGCAAGCCATCACGATCGGCGACCTGGAAGCCCAGGTCACGCTCAAGGCCAGCGACATCGCCCGTGTCCCCCCGCTGACGAACATCGAGGACCTGCGCATCGATCCCTCCACCGAGTCCTACGTGCGAAACGGGGAGGGAACCGACCCCGACGCGGGCAACGCCACCGACGACGGTGAGGGCGGCAGCGGAGCCGACGGCGAGGACAGCCAGCAGCAGGACGACTCGACGGCGGGTGTGCGGCTGGCGGGGAAGGTGCAGATCGCGGGGGAACGGATGGAGATCTTCGCCTTCGCCATCATCGAGCTCGACGGCACCACCATCCGCATCACTGCGCACCGGTTGCAGTTCGGGAATGACCAGGAGACGACCGTGGTTCCCAAGGACGTGCAGCGCGCCCTGCTCCCGAACTTCGAAGCCGACATCAACACCGGTCAGCTTCCGTTCACGGTGACCCCGACGGCTGTGCACGTCGACTCGGGCTCCATCACGGTGAAGGGCGAGGCCACGAACGTGCGGTTCTCCTCGACCGGGACACAGGCGCCCACGCGCCAGTAA
- a CDS encoding TlpA family protein disulfide reductase, which yields MTGVWLTVGAIGAAVFVGVLVATREGRIRYRFAKRARAGHQSRQDLPAPVAAALPSEPGTVTLLQVSTTYCAPCRHAKAVLTEFAERTEGLRYVNLDVTDQPEVARAIGVLRTPTTVAYTSSGQELLRVSGVPKTADLLTALRTHLVSQNEHGSHPESS from the coding sequence GTGACCGGCGTATGGCTGACGGTGGGCGCCATCGGCGCCGCCGTTTTCGTTGGTGTCCTGGTGGCGACAAGGGAAGGCCGGATTCGCTACCGCTTCGCCAAGCGCGCGCGGGCCGGGCACCAGTCGCGGCAGGACCTGCCCGCGCCCGTCGCGGCGGCGCTGCCCAGCGAGCCGGGCACGGTGACCCTGCTGCAGGTGTCCACCACCTACTGCGCGCCGTGCAGGCACGCCAAAGCGGTGCTCACCGAGTTCGCCGAGCGAACCGAGGGATTGCGCTACGTGAACCTGGATGTGACCGACCAACCGGAGGTCGCACGCGCCATCGGGGTGCTGCGCACTCCCACCACCGTGGCCTACACGTCCTCCGGACAGGAATTGCTGCGGGTCAGCGGCGTACCGAAGACAGCCGACCTGCTCACCGCGCTGCGGACACACCTCGTCTCACAGAATGAACACGGTTCCCACCCCGAATCCAGCTGA
- a CDS encoding DUF4395 domain-containing protein encodes MSAGAAVDPRGPRFAAAVTTVVLALVLVTGWWPLLAAQTVVFAVGALAGPRTAPYSLLYRLLLAPRRKPTAEREEAAPLRFAQAVGFVFALAGTVGYVTGLATLALVATAFALFAAFLNAAFNFCLGCEVYLLLRRSARSAERA; translated from the coding sequence ATGTCCGCAGGCGCTGCGGTGGACCCTCGCGGTCCTCGGTTCGCGGCCGCCGTCACGACCGTCGTGCTGGCGCTGGTCCTGGTCACCGGGTGGTGGCCGCTGCTCGCCGCACAGACGGTGGTTTTCGCGGTAGGCGCGCTCGCCGGGCCGCGTACGGCCCCGTACTCGTTGCTGTACCGCCTTCTCCTCGCACCGCGCCGCAAGCCCACCGCCGAACGTGAGGAAGCGGCACCGCTACGGTTCGCTCAGGCGGTGGGTTTCGTGTTCGCCTTGGCGGGCACGGTCGGCTACGTGACTGGCCTGGCCACACTCGCCCTCGTCGCGACGGCGTTCGCACTGTTCGCCGCATTCCTCAACGCGGCGTTCAACTTCTGCCTCGGCTGCGAGGTGTACCTGCTGCTACGCCGGTCCGCCCGCAGTGCCGAGCGCGCGTAG
- a CDS encoding sulfurtransferase yields MSREDVLVTTDWAEQNLNTPGVVFAEVDEDTTAYDGGHIPGAVKIDWRNELQEPVRRDFVDRAGFENLMSSKGIGNDDLVILYGGNNNWFAAYAYWYFKLYGHDKVRLLDGGRKKWELDGRTLSTDEVERERTSYKAAEQDRSLRAFRDEVVRAIGTKNLVDVRSPDEFSGKLLAPAHLPQETAQRPGHIPSAVNVPWSKAANEDGTFKSDEELQRLYKDAGLDTSKPTIAYCRIGERSSHTWFALHELLGLPDVKNYDGSWTEYGSLVGVPIETGAK; encoded by the coding sequence ATGAGCCGTGAAGACGTTCTGGTCACCACCGACTGGGCGGAACAGAACCTGAACACTCCCGGCGTGGTATTCGCCGAGGTCGACGAGGACACCACCGCCTACGACGGCGGGCACATCCCGGGTGCGGTGAAGATCGACTGGAGGAACGAGCTGCAGGAGCCCGTCCGCCGCGACTTCGTCGACAGGGCCGGTTTCGAGAACCTGATGTCGAGCAAGGGCATCGGCAACGACGACCTGGTGATCCTCTACGGCGGCAACAACAACTGGTTCGCCGCTTACGCCTACTGGTACTTCAAGCTCTACGGCCACGACAAGGTCAGGTTGCTCGACGGTGGGCGCAAGAAGTGGGAACTCGACGGCCGCACGCTGAGCACCGACGAGGTCGAGCGAGAGCGCACCAGCTACAAGGCGGCCGAACAGGACCGCTCACTTCGGGCGTTCCGCGACGAGGTCGTGCGGGCCATCGGCACGAAGAACCTGGTGGACGTGCGTTCGCCCGACGAGTTCTCCGGCAAGCTGCTCGCACCCGCCCACCTGCCGCAGGAGACCGCACAGCGGCCGGGGCACATCCCCAGCGCGGTGAACGTGCCGTGGTCCAAGGCGGCCAACGAGGACGGCACCTTCAAGTCCGACGAGGAACTCCAGCGGCTGTACAAGGACGCGGGCCTGGACACCTCCAAGCCCACCATCGCCTACTGCAGGATCGGTGAACGTTCCAGCCACACGTGGTTCGCGCTGCACGAACTCCTCGGGCTACCGGACGTGAAGAACTACGACGGATCGTGGACCGAGTACGGCTCGCTGGTCGGCGTGCCGATCGAGACGGGAGCGAAGTGA
- a CDS encoding DUF1416 domain-containing protein: MTDGCGAPQQTATPAAADTGGQVVLAGKVTGGDGPLGGAYVRLLNADGEFAGEVQASAEGDFRFYAAPGSWTVRALHRSGNGEASVTAEGPGVHRVPIAVG; encoded by the coding sequence ATGACGGACGGATGCGGTGCGCCGCAACAGACGGCGACCCCCGCTGCCGCCGACACCGGCGGCCAGGTGGTGTTGGCGGGCAAGGTCACCGGCGGTGACGGTCCGCTCGGCGGAGCCTACGTGCGGCTGCTCAACGCCGACGGTGAGTTCGCCGGTGAGGTGCAGGCCTCCGCCGAGGGAGACTTCCGGTTCTACGCCGCGCCCGGCAGTTGGACGGTGCGCGCGCTGCACCGCAGCGGCAACGGTGAGGCGTCGGTCACCGCTGAAGGCCCGGGGGTGCACCGGGTGCCGATCGCTGTGGGGTGA